From Pararhodobacter zhoushanensis, the proteins below share one genomic window:
- a CDS encoding DUF4394 domain-containing protein, with amino-acid sequence MTKLTTALAATALATTASIASAQSGMTAVALSGDNMLHMIDVSTATVTASMPVEGVDRLLGIDLRPATGQLIGVTADFEVVEIDPATGAATVISTMNTPLPIEDGAAVIVDFNPMADKLRFMSGVTNHRVDVDTGAVTVDGSLAYVEADMHAGEAPAIVAAAYINSYGRPESTAMYDIDATIVALIRQVSPNDGTLAAVGLLGIDATDAYAFDIATDAEGTNTGWLVAGSTLYTVSLETGAVGDNWALTGADGVTVRDITFMTAM; translated from the coding sequence ATGACCAAGCTGACCACTGCGCTGGCCGCAACCGCCCTCGCCACGACTGCCTCGATTGCCTCGGCCCAATCGGGCATGACCGCCGTTGCGCTGTCGGGCGACAACATGCTGCACATGATTGATGTCAGCACCGCCACCGTGACCGCCTCGATGCCGGTCGAGGGCGTCGACCGCCTGCTGGGCATCGACCTGCGCCCGGCCACCGGCCAGCTGATCGGCGTGACCGCTGATTTCGAGGTCGTCGAGATCGACCCGGCCACCGGCGCGGCCACGGTGATTTCCACCATGAACACCCCGCTGCCGATCGAAGACGGTGCCGCTGTCATCGTCGACTTCAACCCGATGGCCGACAAGCTGCGCTTCATGTCGGGCGTCACCAACCACCGCGTCGACGTCGATACCGGTGCTGTGACGGTTGACGGCAGCCTCGCCTATGTCGAGGCCGACATGCATGCCGGCGAAGCCCCGGCGATTGTGGCGGCTGCCTATATCAACTCGTATGGCCGCCCGGAATCGACGGCAATGTATGACATCGACGCCACCATCGTCGCGCTGATCCGTCAGGTTTCGCCCAACGACGGCACGCTGGCGGCGGTTGGTCTTCTGGGCATCGACGCGACCGACGCCTACGCGTTTGACATCGCCACCGACGCCGAAGGCACCAACACCGGCTGGCTGGTCGCGGGTTCGACGCTGTATACCGTGTCGCTGGAAACCGGCGCTGTGGGGGACAACTGGGCGCTGACCGGCGCTGACGGCGTGACCGTGCGCGACATCACCTTCATGACCGCGATGTAA